Proteins from one Legionella taurinensis genomic window:
- the infA gene encoding translation initiation factor IF-1, producing the protein MAKEDHIEMLGTVIDTLPNTMFRVELENGHIVTAHISGRMRKNYIRILTGDKVKVELTPYDLSKGRIIFRDKN; encoded by the coding sequence ATGGCAAAAGAAGATCATATTGAAATGCTGGGTACCGTTATCGATACCTTACCCAATACCATGTTTCGAGTCGAACTGGAAAATGGCCACATTGTGACGGCCCATATTTCCGGTCGTATGCGTAAAAATTACATTCGTATCCTTACCGGCGACAAAGTTAAAGTCGAATTAACCCCTTATGACCTGAGCAAAGGCCGCATTATCTTCCGCGACAAGAATTAA
- the trxB gene encoding thioredoxin-disulfide reductase produces MISSNNHHRLIILGSGPAGYTAAVYAARANLKPVLITGMQPGGQLTTTTEVDNWPGDIEGLMGPALMERMQKHAERFDTRIIFDHITKAELQQRPFVLHGDSETYTCDALIIATGASARYLGLESEKAYQGRGVSACATCDGFFYRNKTVCVIGGGNTAVEEALYLSNIAASVTLIHRRDSLRAEKILQDKLFEKARNGNIRLMWHHTLEEVRGDAMKVTGVRLRHLQNNEITELPMDGVFIAIGHDPNTALFKGQLDMKDGYLTIRSGLEGMATATNIPGVFACGDVADHVYRQAVTSAGFGCMAALDAEKYLDDLGE; encoded by the coding sequence ATGATCAGCAGTAACAATCACCATCGCCTTATAATTCTCGGCTCAGGCCCCGCCGGATACACCGCCGCCGTCTATGCCGCGCGCGCCAATTTAAAACCCGTTCTCATCACCGGCATGCAGCCCGGCGGGCAATTGACCACTACCACGGAAGTCGACAACTGGCCCGGCGACATCGAAGGCCTGATGGGTCCCGCGCTGATGGAGCGCATGCAGAAACACGCCGAGCGATTCGATACCCGGATTATTTTTGATCACATCACCAAAGCCGAACTTCAGCAAAGACCCTTCGTCCTGCACGGCGACAGCGAAACCTACACCTGTGATGCCTTGATTATCGCCACGGGCGCCTCCGCCCGCTACCTGGGTCTTGAATCCGAAAAAGCCTATCAGGGACGCGGCGTTTCTGCCTGCGCCACCTGCGATGGCTTTTTTTACCGCAATAAAACAGTCTGTGTGATTGGTGGCGGCAATACAGCCGTGGAAGAAGCCCTCTATTTATCCAACATTGCAGCCAGTGTGACGCTGATCCATCGCCGTGACAGCCTGCGTGCCGAGAAAATTCTCCAGGATAAACTGTTTGAAAAAGCACGAAACGGCAACATCCGTCTGATGTGGCACCATACCCTTGAAGAAGTGAGGGGGGATGCCATGAAAGTCACAGGTGTGCGTCTGCGTCATCTTCAGAACAACGAAATCACGGAATTACCCATGGACGGCGTCTTTATCGCCATAGGCCATGATCCCAACACCGCCCTGTTTAAAGGCCAGCTCGATATGAAGGATGGTTACCTTACTATCCGTTCGGGTCTTGAAGGCATGGCCACCGCAACCAATATTCCCGGTGTCTTTGCCTGCGGCGACGTCGCTGATCACGTTTACCGCCAGGCGGTGACGTCCGCGGGATTTGGCTGCATGGCGGCTCTTGATGCCGAAAAATACCTGGATGATCTGGGAGAATAA
- a CDS encoding sigma-54-dependent transcriptional regulator, with product MSDVLIVEDDPVLREALGETMSLAGHSFLAARDGREALAMLERHNPAIVLSDIRMDKMDGQQLLSEIQRRNPGVPVILMTAHGSIDDAVHAMRQGAVDYLQKPFSAHTLTEKINHYIKPLSMDDSEPIAQDPKSQALMSMALRVAQSDVGVMISGESGTGKEVLAHFIHDHSPRREHPFIAINCAAIPEQMLEATLFGYEKGSFTGAYKSTPGKFEQAQGGTLLLDEVSEMSLGLQAKLLRVLQEKEVERIGANKMISLDVRVLATSNRQLLDEVKAGRFREDLFYRLNVFPLHWLPLRERPNDIIPLANYLIRRHCQNNLPVTPVLSDKAKQALLRYAWPGNARELDNVVQRALVLQTQNVIETEHLQLPDTAVSGTKKEVKNLQNHEFDLIEQILKEHQGNRQQVAAILGVSERTLRYKLARMREEGYVV from the coding sequence ATGAGCGACGTATTAATTGTTGAAGATGATCCGGTTTTACGTGAAGCCTTGGGTGAGACGATGAGCCTGGCCGGTCATTCTTTTCTCGCTGCCCGCGATGGCAGAGAGGCCTTGGCCATGCTGGAACGTCATAACCCGGCCATCGTATTGAGCGACATTCGCATGGATAAAATGGATGGGCAGCAATTGCTGTCTGAAATTCAACGCCGTAATCCCGGCGTTCCTGTCATTTTAATGACTGCTCATGGCTCGATTGATGATGCAGTTCATGCCATGCGTCAGGGGGCAGTCGATTATTTGCAGAAGCCCTTCAGCGCCCATACATTGACTGAAAAAATCAATCACTACATTAAACCGCTGTCCATGGATGATTCCGAGCCAATCGCTCAGGATCCCAAGAGCCAGGCCCTTATGTCCATGGCATTAAGGGTGGCACAGTCGGATGTGGGTGTCATGATCAGCGGCGAAAGCGGCACAGGCAAAGAAGTCCTGGCCCATTTCATCCATGATCATTCCCCCCGCCGCGAGCATCCGTTCATCGCTATCAATTGCGCAGCCATTCCCGAGCAAATGCTGGAAGCCACGCTTTTTGGCTACGAGAAAGGCTCGTTTACCGGTGCCTACAAGTCCACGCCCGGCAAGTTTGAACAGGCCCAGGGGGGTACGCTGTTACTCGATGAGGTCAGCGAAATGAGTCTTGGACTGCAGGCTAAACTGTTGCGGGTATTGCAGGAAAAAGAAGTCGAGCGCATTGGCGCCAACAAGATGATTAGCCTGGATGTCCGGGTACTGGCAACCAGTAATCGCCAATTACTGGATGAAGTGAAAGCAGGGCGTTTTCGCGAGGATTTATTCTACCGTCTGAATGTGTTCCCTCTGCATTGGCTGCCGCTGCGCGAACGTCCCAATGACATTATTCCCTTAGCCAATTACTTAATCCGTCGTCATTGCCAGAATAACCTGCCGGTTACCCCGGTATTAAGCGACAAAGCCAAACAGGCCCTGCTTCGCTACGCCTGGCCAGGTAATGCCCGCGAACTGGATAATGTGGTGCAAAGGGCGTTGGTCCTGCAAACGCAGAATGTCATTGAAACAGAGCATTTGCAATTACCGGATACGGCGGTGTCAGGTACAAAAAAAGAAGTTAAAAACCTGCAGAATCATGAATTTGATTTGATTGAGCAGATCTTGAAAGAGCATCAGGGAAACCGCCAGCAGGTGGCGGCTATCCTTGGGGTCAGTGAACGCACCCTGCGTTACAAACTCGCGAGGATGCGGGAAGAGGGGTATGTTGTGTAA
- the aat gene encoding leucyl/phenylalanyl-tRNA--protein transferase — MTFLTGDDFVFPNPNQSDEEGLLAVGGDLAPHHLLQAYSQGIFPWYQAGSPILWWSPPKRLLLKPNQFNVSHSLKKALHRPHVFRRDSHFSEIIKACASCEGRGENHTWITPEMQEAYIRLHHLGYAHSFEIWTEDNELCGGLYGLSLGRAFFGESMFHYRRDASKMAMYYLCKTLADWQFDFIDCQLPTAHLMSLGAVIVERSDFLKRLKESLTHPTRQGSWQPH; from the coding sequence TTGACCTTCCTCACCGGTGATGATTTTGTTTTCCCCAATCCAAATCAGAGCGATGAGGAAGGCCTTCTTGCCGTAGGCGGAGACCTTGCGCCCCACCATCTTTTACAGGCTTACAGCCAAGGTATTTTCCCCTGGTATCAGGCCGGCTCTCCAATTTTGTGGTGGTCGCCCCCAAAGCGGCTGCTGCTGAAACCCAATCAGTTCAACGTTTCGCACAGCCTCAAAAAAGCCCTGCACCGCCCCCATGTTTTCCGTCGAGATAGTCATTTCAGCGAGATCATTAAGGCCTGTGCCAGCTGTGAAGGGCGAGGTGAAAATCACACCTGGATAACGCCGGAAATGCAGGAGGCGTACATTAGGCTTCATCATCTGGGCTATGCGCACTCGTTTGAAATCTGGACAGAAGACAACGAATTGTGCGGCGGATTGTACGGCTTGAGCCTTGGACGCGCTTTCTTTGGGGAATCCATGTTCCATTATCGACGCGATGCCTCCAAAATGGCGATGTATTATCTCTGCAAGACGCTAGCCGACTGGCAATTTGATTTTATTGATTGCCAATTGCCCACCGCCCACCTGATGAGTCTGGGTGCGGTGATTGTCGAACGATCCGATTTTTTAAAGCGTTTAAAAGAAAGTTTGACTCACCCTACACGGCAGGGATCGTGGCAGCCGCATTGA
- the lolA gene encoding outer membrane lipoprotein chaperone LolA, producing the protein MKKLILSVLLLAFSTAYSEPVAEELQVKLNNIRSMTANFSQVVKAKKREVSNSQGTMALERPGRFRWETKNPMEQLVVADSQKLWVYDVELEQVTVKKQEKGLGGTAALFLSGYDDTVTRDFNVTVSNQGKNQLYDLHAKSPKENFQQVKLLFNNDMLIGIELFDQLGQHTVVKLTNIKSNPKLAGRLFQFKPPKGVDVVQQ; encoded by the coding sequence ATGAAAAAACTGATCCTGTCCGTCTTATTGTTGGCATTCAGTACGGCCTACAGCGAGCCTGTGGCTGAAGAGTTGCAAGTCAAATTGAATAATATCCGCAGCATGACGGCTAATTTCAGCCAGGTGGTTAAAGCGAAAAAACGGGAAGTATCCAACTCTCAGGGTACCATGGCGCTGGAGCGCCCCGGGCGTTTCCGTTGGGAGACTAAAAACCCCATGGAGCAACTGGTGGTGGCCGACAGCCAGAAACTCTGGGTGTATGATGTGGAGCTGGAGCAGGTCACGGTTAAAAAACAGGAGAAAGGATTAGGGGGAACGGCGGCTTTGTTTTTAAGCGGTTATGATGACACCGTGACCCGTGATTTCAATGTCACCGTGTCCAATCAGGGAAAAAATCAACTTTATGATCTGCATGCCAAATCGCCCAAGGAAAATTTTCAGCAGGTAAAACTCCTCTTTAATAACGACATGTTAATCGGCATTGAGTTGTTTGATCAGTTAGGTCAACATACGGTGGTGAAGTTAACGAATATTAAATCCAATCCTAAACTGGCCGGCCGTTTGTTCCAGTTTAAGCCGCCAAAAGGAGTGGATGTGGTGCAGCAATGA
- a CDS encoding sensor histidine kinase → MSTVIDRQNQRPFTLSEKEILGCLPCGLIVLNTQGLIVWLNQAANHLLGGDLRGELWLDVINRVFSPRADDGHEVSLVDGRRVNVSISSLETVPGQLVTLIDLTMTRDYEDAKANQDRLMMIGRMTAQLAHQIRTPLASACLYTDHLQQQVTEERCLQWLSRLQDCHASIEQQIADLLLFARGEALVLAPTDLRQWSYRFLERVYTLLDNQKIKLEVNNRLPQALWRLHSESLIGALLNLINNSLQAEADALKITLQLQEGEGVVIQIEDNGLGLSDEAKRQAFTPFFTTKAQGTGLGLAVVQAVVKAHGGQVMLDSTPGQGCCVTIHLVE, encoded by the coding sequence ATGAGCACAGTCATTGACCGACAGAACCAACGCCCCTTTACCCTTTCAGAGAAGGAAATTCTTGGCTGCCTGCCCTGTGGTTTGATCGTGCTGAATACCCAGGGATTGATCGTTTGGCTTAATCAGGCGGCCAACCATCTGCTCGGCGGTGATTTGCGTGGCGAGTTGTGGCTGGATGTCATTAATCGCGTTTTTTCGCCGCGGGCGGATGATGGCCATGAAGTGTCTTTGGTGGATGGACGCCGGGTTAATGTATCGATTTCTTCATTGGAGACTGTACCCGGCCAATTAGTGACGCTCATTGATTTGACGATGACGCGTGATTATGAAGACGCCAAGGCGAATCAGGACAGGCTGATGATGATAGGCCGCATGACGGCCCAATTGGCGCATCAAATCCGCACGCCCCTGGCTTCCGCATGCCTCTACACGGATCATCTGCAGCAACAGGTGACGGAGGAACGATGCCTGCAATGGTTATCCCGCCTGCAGGATTGCCATGCCAGCATTGAACAGCAGATTGCCGACCTGCTGCTGTTCGCCCGCGGTGAAGCCCTGGTGTTGGCCCCAACGGATCTCAGGCAATGGAGTTATCGCTTTTTAGAGCGCGTTTATACACTCCTTGACAATCAAAAAATTAAACTGGAAGTCAACAACCGATTGCCGCAGGCCCTGTGGCGCCTCCACAGTGAATCCTTGATTGGGGCGTTGCTGAATCTGATTAATAATTCACTGCAGGCAGAGGCTGATGCCCTTAAAATTACCCTTCAGTTGCAGGAGGGGGAGGGGGTTGTCATTCAGATTGAGGACAATGGCCTGGGGTTATCCGACGAAGCAAAGCGTCAGGCGTTTACGCCCTTTTTCACCACCAAAGCACAGGGAACGGGATTGGGGCTCGCTGTGGTGCAGGCTGTGGTCAAGGCCCATGGCGGGCAGGTTATGCTTGACTCCACGCCGGGTCAGGGTTGTTGTGTGACAATTCATTTAGTGGAATGA
- a CDS encoding DNA translocase FtsK produces MAKQDASTKVDNSKKILPNFLIRRLSEGSFILVLTCALFVLLSLNTYSFSDPSWFHVTKRSNVVNNAGGQVGAYVADALYWMFGYFAYLLPLCVAYVAWVILQDHRALRTVNKPALLLRTSGFLFLMLGGCGLLSLESSGTKEFVHRAGGWLGDFVAGGFDYALNSQGAALLLLAILLVGVTWLTGLSWVRATEFIGFYTLQFSQKLLKWGQQLAAVVKARLAQFATHQEPVAPSSERRPPLLKKEKAELPVLKGPALTVPAAATVPALPSLEVAPAPTNVVVREPIKEPPRETPRAHKPIVPVLGNLPSINLLDKGQPGKALGGYTHEQLETLSRDVEQHLLDFGIQADVVAVHPGPVVTRFELQLAAGIKVSRLSSLAKDLARSLSVTSVRVVEVIPGKTVVGLELPNQHRQTVRLSEVLSSEVYQQASSPLILALGVDIAGHPMVVDLAKMPHLLVAGTTGSGKSVGINAMILSLLFKATPDQVRLIMVDPKMLELSVYDGIPHLLTPVVTDMKEAASALRWCVGEMERRYRLMAAMGVRNLAGFNTKISEAQAKGEPLKDPLWKPVSSMDEQPPELQTLPYIVVVIDELADMMMVVGKKVEQLIARIAQKARAAGIHLILATQRPSVDVLTGLIKSNIPTRMSFQVSSKIDSRTILDQQGAEQLLGHGDMLYLAPGSGAPLRVHGAFVDDKEVHRVADDWRARGEPEYIDEITQFSSDGEGGGGGGFGEENQDTEDSDPLYDQAVEFVLQTRKASISSVQRRLKIGYNRAARLIEEMERTGIVGPLEGGYRDVLVATVNEE; encoded by the coding sequence ATGGCAAAACAAGACGCAAGTACCAAGGTCGATAACTCGAAAAAAATCCTGCCGAATTTTTTGATACGACGATTAAGTGAAGGCAGTTTCATTCTGGTTTTAACCTGTGCATTATTCGTTTTATTATCACTGAATACGTACAGCTTTTCCGATCCAAGCTGGTTTCATGTGACTAAACGCAGCAATGTGGTCAATAACGCCGGCGGCCAGGTGGGTGCTTATGTGGCGGACGCCCTGTACTGGATGTTCGGCTATTTCGCCTACCTGCTACCCTTGTGCGTGGCGTATGTGGCCTGGGTGATCCTTCAGGATCACCGGGCGTTGCGCACGGTCAATAAACCGGCGCTTCTGCTTCGCACCAGCGGTTTTTTGTTTTTAATGCTGGGCGGCTGCGGCCTGTTGAGCCTTGAATCCTCCGGAACGAAAGAATTTGTCCACCGTGCGGGAGGATGGCTTGGCGATTTTGTTGCCGGCGGTTTCGACTATGCGCTTAACTCCCAGGGCGCAGCGCTGCTGCTGTTGGCAATTTTATTGGTGGGCGTGACCTGGCTGACGGGCTTGTCCTGGGTTCGCGCGACCGAATTCATTGGTTTTTATACCCTGCAGTTCTCGCAGAAACTGTTAAAATGGGGGCAGCAACTCGCCGCTGTCGTCAAGGCAAGGCTTGCACAGTTTGCAACGCATCAGGAGCCGGTTGCGCCGTCCAGTGAGCGCAGGCCGCCGCTGCTAAAAAAAGAAAAAGCCGAACTGCCGGTTCTCAAGGGACCTGCCCTGACGGTGCCCGCCGCGGCAACCGTCCCCGCACTTCCCTCATTGGAAGTCGCCCCGGCCCCAACGAACGTGGTGGTCAGGGAACCAATAAAAGAGCCGCCGCGGGAGACCCCTCGGGCCCATAAACCGATTGTTCCGGTATTGGGTAATCTGCCTTCGATTAATCTGCTTGACAAGGGGCAGCCCGGCAAGGCGTTGGGCGGTTACACGCATGAGCAACTAGAAACCCTGTCGCGCGATGTCGAACAGCATCTGCTCGATTTTGGGATTCAGGCGGATGTGGTTGCGGTTCACCCCGGGCCGGTGGTGACCCGTTTTGAACTGCAGCTGGCGGCAGGCATTAAGGTCAGTCGTTTGTCATCCTTAGCCAAAGATCTCGCGCGCTCGCTGTCGGTGACCAGTGTTCGTGTCGTGGAGGTTATTCCCGGAAAAACGGTCGTAGGTCTTGAGTTACCCAATCAGCACCGCCAGACTGTCCGTTTATCGGAGGTCCTGTCTTCCGAGGTGTATCAACAGGCCAGTTCACCCCTCATTCTGGCCCTGGGTGTGGATATCGCAGGACACCCCATGGTGGTTGATTTAGCCAAAATGCCCCACCTTCTTGTCGCCGGAACCACGGGTTCGGGTAAATCAGTGGGCATTAACGCCATGATTTTAAGCCTGCTGTTTAAGGCAACACCCGATCAGGTGCGCCTCATCATGGTGGATCCCAAAATGCTCGAGTTGTCGGTTTATGACGGCATTCCGCATTTACTGACTCCGGTGGTGACGGACATGAAAGAGGCGGCAAGCGCCCTGCGCTGGTGTGTGGGCGAGATGGAGAGACGCTATCGTCTGATGGCGGCCATGGGCGTGCGTAACCTTGCCGGTTTTAATACCAAAATCAGCGAGGCCCAGGCGAAGGGCGAGCCATTGAAAGACCCGCTGTGGAAACCGGTCTCTTCAATGGATGAACAGCCCCCCGAATTACAAACCTTACCCTATATCGTCGTGGTCATTGACGAACTGGCCGACATGATGATGGTCGTGGGCAAAAAAGTGGAGCAACTCATTGCTCGTATCGCCCAGAAAGCCCGTGCGGCGGGAATCCATTTGATCCTGGCCACCCAACGGCCTTCAGTGGATGTGCTGACCGGACTGATCAAATCCAATATCCCGACACGCATGTCATTCCAGGTGTCGTCAAAAATTGATTCGCGTACTATCCTTGATCAACAGGGCGCTGAACAGTTGCTTGGCCATGGCGACATGCTTTATTTGGCGCCCGGCAGCGGTGCTCCTCTGCGCGTGCACGGGGCCTTTGTTGATGACAAGGAGGTTCACCGGGTGGCGGATGACTGGCGTGCCCGTGGTGAGCCGGAATACATCGATGAAATCACCCAGTTCAGCAGCGACGGTGAAGGCGGGGGCGGTGGTGGTTTTGGTGAAGAGAACCAGGATACCGAAGACTCCGATCCTTTGTATGATCAAGCGGTGGAATTTGTATTGCAGACCCGTAAGGCAAGCATCTCTTCCGTTCAACGGCGGTTAAAAATCGGTTACAACCGCGCCGCCCGCCTGATAGAAGAAATGGAACGTACCGGCATTGTCGGGCCTCTGGAAGGGGGCTACAGGGATGTGCTGGTCGCAACGGTTAACGAGGAATAA
- a CDS encoding replication-associated recombination protein A produces MSLFNDPPHAPLAERLRPEHWDEVIGQTHLLGPGKPLRLAFETGKPHSMILWGPPGVGKTTLAKLSAKAFDCEWIALSAVFSGVKDIRAAVEQAKTFLMQGRQTVLFIDEIHRFNKSQQDALLPFTESGLLTFIGATTENPSFEVNSALLSRAQVYVLKSLDEEELARLVHRARETLPHLQFDEKAIEQLIAMADGDARRLLNLVEQVGTAADAKQENQITLDFLQNVLASTQRRFDKGGDYFYDQISALHKSVRGSNPDAALYWLARMLDGGVDPYYLSRRIVRMAWEDIGLADPKALQIANEAAQTYERLGSPEGELALGQAVIYLAVAAKSNAGYNAFNEAREFVKKDKSREVPLHLRNAPTKLMKKIGHGHDYRYAHDEPHAYAAGENYFPQGMKAPGWYQPVPRGLEIKIAEKLAFLRSLDEEYKTKK; encoded by the coding sequence ATGAGTCTGTTTAATGACCCGCCCCATGCCCCTTTAGCGGAGCGTTTGCGCCCTGAGCACTGGGATGAAGTCATTGGCCAGACGCACCTGTTAGGACCGGGTAAACCCTTACGGCTTGCCTTTGAAACCGGGAAGCCGCATTCCATGATCCTCTGGGGGCCGCCTGGCGTGGGCAAAACCACGCTGGCTAAGCTCAGCGCCAAAGCCTTTGATTGCGAATGGATTGCCCTGTCAGCCGTGTTTTCCGGTGTAAAAGACATTCGTGCCGCTGTTGAGCAGGCCAAAACATTTTTGATGCAGGGGCGTCAAACGGTGCTGTTTATTGATGAAATTCACCGGTTTAATAAATCACAGCAGGATGCGCTGTTGCCGTTTACAGAATCCGGCCTGCTCACGTTTATCGGGGCGACTACGGAAAACCCCTCGTTTGAAGTCAACTCAGCCCTGTTATCCCGGGCGCAGGTTTATGTTCTTAAATCATTGGACGAGGAAGAGTTAGCCCGATTAGTCCATCGCGCACGGGAGACACTGCCTCATTTGCAATTTGATGAAAAAGCAATTGAACAGCTCATTGCCATGGCCGATGGCGATGCCAGGCGTTTACTGAATCTGGTTGAGCAGGTGGGAACTGCCGCTGACGCGAAGCAGGAGAATCAAATCACGCTCGATTTTTTACAGAACGTGCTGGCTTCCACGCAACGACGGTTTGATAAAGGCGGGGATTATTTTTACGATCAGATTTCTGCTCTGCATAAATCGGTACGAGGGTCCAATCCGGATGCAGCCCTGTATTGGCTGGCCCGCATGCTGGATGGTGGGGTTGATCCTTACTATCTTTCCCGCCGTATTGTGCGCATGGCCTGGGAAGACATTGGTTTAGCTGATCCCAAAGCCCTGCAGATTGCCAATGAGGCGGCTCAAACGTATGAACGGCTCGGTTCACCCGAAGGGGAGCTGGCCCTGGGGCAGGCTGTGATTTATCTAGCCGTGGCTGCTAAAAGCAATGCGGGTTACAACGCCTTTAATGAGGCGCGTGAATTCGTTAAAAAAGACAAATCACGTGAAGTGCCGCTGCATTTACGCAACGCGCCCACTAAGCTGATGAAAAAAATAGGCCATGGCCACGATTACCGTTATGCCCATGACGAGCCCCATGCCTATGCAGCCGGCGAAAACTATTTTCCGCAGGGGATGAAAGCGCCCGGCTGGTACCAGCCGGTACCCCGGGGCCTTGAAATCAAGATAGCCGAAAAACTGGCTTTTCTGCGCAGCCTGGATGAAGAATACAAAACAAAAAAATAG
- the pmbA gene encoding metalloprotease PmbA, with protein sequence MEISTQNNKRLQEQSTGNLKALMQEVLALAKAKGASDAAVSVNHDSGFSVDVRMRDVETVSFNEDKGVSLTVYFGHRKGSASSTDTSPKALDAMVNAACDIARVSAADPCFGLADRELMTNEHPDLDLYHPWDITPVEAIERALACETHALSLDKRIANSDGVNFGTYTYSYGYANTYGGEGVMRGSRHSLSCSLISREGEGMQRDYDYTTARHASELKSPKELAESAVQRAVSRLGARKIKTQKLPVIFSSRVSSGLISSFVGAISGSNLYRKSSFLLDSIDKQVFPKGFRIYEQPRLLRALGSSAFDGEGVPTRNNVLVEDGRVCQYVLGSYSARRLGLKTTANSDGVHNLTVDANAGDLQSLLKQMGTGLLVTELMGQGVNGLTGDYSRGATGFWVKDGEIQHPVEEITIASNLKDMFLAIAAVGTDINPNIATRCGSILISQMMVAGE encoded by the coding sequence ATGGAAATATCAACGCAAAATAACAAAAGATTACAGGAACAGTCAACCGGGAATTTAAAGGCATTAATGCAGGAGGTCTTGGCGCTGGCAAAAGCAAAAGGGGCGAGCGATGCGGCAGTTTCAGTCAATCATGACAGCGGTTTTTCCGTTGACGTGCGCATGAGGGATGTTGAAACGGTCTCGTTCAATGAAGACAAGGGAGTAAGCCTGACCGTCTATTTTGGGCATCGCAAGGGGTCAGCGAGCAGTACCGACACATCCCCCAAAGCCCTGGATGCCATGGTCAATGCCGCCTGCGACATTGCCAGAGTCAGCGCCGCTGATCCCTGTTTTGGCCTTGCGGACAGAGAGTTAATGACCAACGAGCACCCGGACCTTGATCTCTATCATCCCTGGGACATTACGCCAGTGGAAGCCATTGAGCGCGCCTTGGCCTGTGAAACGCACGCCCTGTCGCTGGACAAGCGCATTGCCAACTCCGATGGCGTCAATTTCGGCACCTACACTTACAGTTACGGCTATGCCAACACCTACGGCGGGGAAGGCGTCATGCGGGGGTCGCGCCACAGCTTGAGCTGTTCCCTGATTTCCAGAGAGGGCGAGGGCATGCAGCGCGATTATGATTACACCACGGCCCGTCATGCCAGTGAATTGAAATCCCCTAAAGAACTGGCTGAAAGTGCGGTGCAGCGTGCAGTGAGTCGCCTCGGCGCCCGTAAAATCAAAACACAGAAACTGCCGGTGATTTTTTCTTCCAGGGTCTCCAGCGGGTTAATTTCAAGCTTCGTGGGGGCGATAAGCGGTTCCAATTTATACCGAAAAAGTTCGTTTTTGCTCGATTCCATTGACAAGCAGGTGTTTCCGAAGGGGTTTCGAATTTATGAACAACCGCGCTTGTTAAGGGCCTTGGGCAGTTCAGCTTTTGACGGGGAAGGTGTGCCGACCCGAAACAATGTGCTGGTGGAGGACGGCCGGGTCTGTCAATACGTGCTTGGCAGCTATTCCGCGCGCCGTTTGGGGTTAAAAACCACCGCGAACAGTGACGGGGTACATAATCTCACCGTGGATGCCAACGCGGGTGATTTGCAGTCGCTGCTCAAACAAATGGGAACCGGCCTGCTGGTCACCGAGCTCATGGGACAGGGCGTTAACGGCTTAACAGGCGATTACTCCCGGGGGGCGACCGGTTTCTGGGTCAAGGATGGTGAAATTCAACATCCCGTGGAGGAAATCACCATTGCCAGCAATTTAAAAGACATGTTCCTGGCCATTGCGGCGGTAGGAACGGACATCAATCCGAATATCGCTACCCGTTGCGGGTCGATTTTAATTTCACAAATGATGGTGGCGGGGGAGTGA